The following proteins come from a genomic window of Achromobacter sp. AONIH1:
- a CDS encoding P1 family peptidase, with amino-acid sequence MAELDTQAPDIPRIGDLPAGPLDSICDVGDVTVGHVTLADGASQTGVTVVRTHAGDPFLDKTPAAATVLNGFGKSTGLVQVQELGVLETPIALTNTFGVGTVANAQIRAAVAANPAIGRELSTVNPLVFECNDGYLNDIQAMAVQEAHYAQALAAAGKRMAQGAVGAGRGMSCFSFKGGIGSASRLAEVQPGQRYTVGALVLANFGRLPNLTVAGRPFGRRLSQQLDASLAQAGENAVITPEKGSIILLLATDAPLDARQLRRLSLRAGAGLARTGSVFGHGSGDIALAFSTAYTVPQLADRPMPAIAMLHETRIDPLFEAAAQACEQAIIAALWRADSVTGRDGHRRASIREAAPQWQQWLADSAF; translated from the coding sequence ATGGCTGAGCTGGACACCCAAGCGCCGGACATTCCCCGCATCGGCGATTTGCCGGCGGGCCCCCTGGATTCCATCTGCGACGTCGGCGACGTCACCGTGGGCCACGTCACGCTGGCCGATGGCGCATCGCAGACCGGCGTGACCGTGGTGCGCACGCACGCCGGCGACCCGTTCCTGGACAAGACGCCCGCAGCCGCCACCGTGCTCAACGGCTTCGGCAAGAGCACGGGGCTGGTGCAGGTGCAGGAGCTGGGCGTGCTGGAAACGCCCATCGCGCTGACCAACACCTTCGGCGTGGGCACCGTGGCCAACGCGCAGATCCGCGCCGCCGTGGCAGCCAATCCCGCCATTGGCCGCGAGCTGTCCACGGTCAATCCGCTGGTGTTCGAGTGCAACGACGGCTACCTGAATGACATCCAGGCCATGGCGGTGCAGGAAGCGCACTACGCCCAGGCGCTGGCCGCGGCCGGCAAGCGGATGGCGCAGGGCGCGGTCGGCGCCGGGCGCGGCATGTCCTGCTTTTCGTTCAAGGGCGGCATCGGCTCGGCCTCGCGCCTGGCCGAGGTCCAGCCCGGCCAACGCTACACCGTGGGCGCGCTGGTGCTGGCCAACTTCGGCCGCCTGCCCAACCTGACCGTGGCCGGCCGTCCGTTCGGCCGCCGGCTGTCGCAACAGCTCGACGCCAGCCTGGCGCAGGCCGGCGAGAACGCCGTGATCACGCCGGAGAAGGGCTCGATCATACTGCTGCTGGCCACCGACGCGCCGCTGGACGCGCGCCAGCTGCGCCGCCTGTCGCTGCGCGCCGGCGCCGGCCTGGCCCGCACCGGCTCGGTGTTCGGCCATGGCAGCGGCGACATCGCGCTGGCCTTTTCCACCGCCTACACCGTGCCGCAGCTGGCCGACCGGCCGATGCCGGCGATCGCCATGCTGCACGAAACCCGCATCGACCCGCTGTTCGAGGCGGCGGCGCAGGCCTGCGAGCAGGCCATCATTGCCGCGCTCTGGCGCGCTGACAGCGTGACCGGCCGCGATGGCCATCGCCGCGCCAGCATCCGCGAAGCCGCGCCGCAATGGCAACAATGGCTCGCTGATTCCGCATTCTGA
- a CDS encoding M55 family metallopeptidase: protein MKILISTDIEGVAGVFHSEQVRAGNGEYERARAWMTAEANAAVQGAIAGGAEDILVNDSHGGFRNLLPDGLDERARLVLGKPRYLGMMGGLEEGCDAVFMIGYHSRSQGRGILAHTINSFAFARVFINGMELGEAGLYGALAGEMGVPVILATGDDVFISETSDLFPGAQWVQTKVAHGQGSGVTLSPAASRRAIAAAAETAVRNLKKAVPFRIPAPIECRLQTQSPALADLFCMWPTLERVDGVTLTFTTDSMQSAVRTLNSLAAMSFMLR, encoded by the coding sequence ATGAAGATCCTGATCTCCACCGATATCGAAGGCGTCGCCGGCGTCTTCCATTCCGAGCAAGTGCGCGCCGGCAACGGCGAATACGAGCGCGCCCGCGCCTGGATGACCGCCGAGGCCAACGCCGCCGTGCAGGGCGCCATCGCCGGCGGCGCCGAGGACATTCTGGTCAACGATTCGCACGGCGGTTTCCGCAATCTGCTGCCCGACGGCCTGGATGAGCGCGCCCGCCTGGTGCTGGGCAAGCCGCGCTACCTGGGCATGATGGGCGGGCTGGAAGAGGGCTGCGACGCGGTCTTCATGATCGGCTACCACTCGCGTTCGCAGGGGCGTGGCATCCTGGCCCACACCATCAACAGCTTCGCCTTCGCCCGCGTGTTCATCAACGGCATGGAGCTGGGCGAGGCCGGCCTGTATGGCGCGCTGGCCGGCGAGATGGGCGTGCCCGTGATCCTGGCGACCGGCGACGACGTCTTCATCAGCGAAACCTCGGACCTGTTCCCCGGCGCGCAATGGGTGCAGACCAAGGTGGCGCACGGGCAGGGCAGCGGCGTCACGCTGTCGCCGGCGGCCTCGCGCCGCGCCATCGCGGCCGCCGCCGAGACGGCCGTGCGCAACCTGAAAAAGGCGGTTCCTTTCCGCATCCCCGCGCCTATAGAATGCCGGTTGCAGACGCAGAGCCCGGCGCTGGCCGACCTGTTCTGCATGTGGCCCACGCTGGAGCGCGTGGACGGCGTGACCCTGACGTTCACCACGGACAGCATGCAGTCGGCCGTCCGCACGCTGAACAGCCTGGCCGCCATGTCTTTCATGTTGCGTTGA
- a CDS encoding aminopeptidase P family protein — protein sequence MSSTDARIALLRQAMSRRGLSAYIVPSSDPHLSEYLPARWQGRRWLSGFTGSVGTLVVTADFAGLWVDSRYWVQAEAQLAGTGVQLMKIALATTPGHVDWLAANTRAGQRIGVDGQVLGLAAFRALSAAAAASGASLEIGADLLDDIWEGRAGLPDARIYEHVAPQACVSRADKLAQVREAMRKHGADAHFISTLDDIAWLFNLRGADVDYNPVFVGHALVGLDYATLFVAEGKVDETLRAVLAADGVDVAGYAQAAEALGSLELDQTLLIDPARVTCGVFHAMNPDVPRVEAINPSTLLKSRKTEAELANVRQAMEQDGAALCEFFAWFEGALGKERITELTIDEQITAARARRPGYVCPSFATIAGFNANGAMPHYRATAESHAVIEGDGLLLIDSGGQYLGGTTDITRVVAVGAPSADQKVDFTLVLKGMIALSRASFPRGTPSPMLDAIARAPIWEGGAEYGHGTGHGVGYFLNVHEGPQVISYRAAPGPHTAMEPGMITSNEPGIYRPGRWGVRIENLVANRSWLTSELGEFLCFETLTLCPIDTRCIEPSLLRDDERAWLNDYHKTVFERLSPLVEGDALAWLTLRCKEV from the coding sequence ATGTCCAGTACCGATGCCCGTATCGCCCTGCTGCGGCAGGCCATGAGCCGCCGCGGCCTGTCCGCCTACATCGTGCCGTCCTCGGACCCGCACCTGTCCGAATACCTGCCGGCGCGCTGGCAGGGGCGGCGCTGGCTGTCGGGCTTCACGGGCTCGGTGGGCACGCTGGTGGTCACGGCCGATTTCGCCGGCCTGTGGGTCGACAGCCGCTACTGGGTGCAGGCCGAGGCGCAGCTGGCCGGCACCGGCGTGCAACTGATGAAGATCGCGCTGGCCACCACGCCCGGCCATGTGGATTGGCTGGCCGCCAACACGCGGGCGGGTCAGCGCATCGGCGTGGACGGACAGGTGCTGGGCCTGGCGGCTTTCCGCGCCTTGTCGGCCGCCGCCGCCGCGTCGGGCGCCTCGCTGGAGATCGGCGCCGACCTGCTGGACGACATCTGGGAAGGCCGCGCCGGCCTGCCGGACGCACGCATCTACGAACACGTCGCGCCGCAGGCCTGCGTCAGCCGCGCCGACAAGCTGGCGCAGGTGCGCGAGGCCATGCGCAAGCATGGCGCCGACGCGCATTTCATCAGCACGCTCGACGACATCGCCTGGCTCTTCAACCTGCGCGGCGCCGACGTGGACTACAACCCGGTGTTCGTCGGCCATGCGCTGGTCGGCCTGGACTACGCCACGCTGTTCGTGGCCGAAGGCAAGGTGGACGAGACCTTGCGCGCCGTCCTGGCCGCGGACGGCGTGGACGTCGCTGGCTATGCCCAGGCCGCCGAGGCGCTGGGCTCGCTGGAGCTGGACCAGACCCTGCTGATCGACCCGGCCCGCGTCACCTGCGGCGTGTTCCACGCCATGAATCCGGACGTGCCGCGCGTCGAGGCGATCAATCCGTCCACGCTGCTGAAGTCGCGCAAGACCGAGGCCGAACTGGCCAATGTGCGCCAGGCCATGGAACAGGACGGCGCGGCGCTGTGCGAGTTCTTCGCCTGGTTCGAAGGCGCGCTGGGCAAGGAACGCATCACCGAGCTGACCATCGACGAACAGATCACCGCGGCCCGCGCGCGCCGGCCCGGCTATGTCTGTCCCAGCTTCGCCACCATCGCCGGTTTCAACGCCAACGGCGCCATGCCGCATTACCGCGCCACCGCCGAATCGCACGCCGTGATCGAAGGCGATGGCCTGCTGCTGATCGACTCGGGCGGCCAGTATCTGGGCGGCACCACCGACATCACCCGCGTGGTCGCGGTGGGCGCGCCCAGCGCCGACCAGAAGGTCGACTTCACGCTGGTGCTCAAGGGCATGATCGCACTGTCGCGCGCGTCCTTCCCGCGCGGCACCCCGTCGCCGATGCTGGACGCCATCGCGCGCGCGCCGATCTGGGAAGGCGGCGCCGAGTACGGCCACGGCACGGGTCACGGCGTGGGCTATTTCCTGAACGTGCACGAAGGCCCGCAGGTGATTTCGTACCGCGCGGCTCCCGGCCCGCACACGGCGATGGAGCCGGGCATGATCACCTCCAACGAACCGGGCATCTACCGTCCGGGCCGCTGGGGCGTGCGCATCGAGAACCTGGTGGCCAACCGCAGCTGGCTGACCTCGGAACTGGGCGAGTTCCTGTGCTTCGAGACGCTGACGCTGTGCCCGATCGATACGCGCTGCATCGAGCCTTCGCTGTTGCGCGACGACGAGCGCGCCTGGCTCAACGACTATCACAAGACGGTGTTCGAGCGCCTGTCGCCGCTGGTCGAGGGCGATGCCCTGGCGTGGCTGACGCTGCGCTGTAAAGAGGTGTGA
- a CDS encoding tripartite tricarboxylate transporter substrate binding protein encodes MSRSASHRAPLALLKSLVPALALAATLAPAAASAQEAYPQRPITLVVPHPPGGSVDGVARIYAEQLAKELGQSVVVENRAGASGMIGAAYVARAAPDGYTLYLNASIHAINPLLYKKTIKFDAVKDFTPISELAQGALIFSINPKVPANNVQELVKTLKADPQKYSFATTGFGSAGHLAAASFLHENGLSQIPIVLYRGGGPALSDLIGGQVHALFDPMLSSLPMVRADKLRAVAVTGAERSPLLADVPSMREQGQKNFEFYSWYGLWGPAKLPAPVVKKLEAASAKIMATPKVVEQLGGLGFEPAVKNSADFSRFINAEMKRYQTIIEQSKIEINE; translated from the coding sequence ATGTCCCGTTCCGCTTCCCACCGCGCGCCGCTGGCGCTGCTCAAATCCCTGGTTCCCGCCCTGGCGCTGGCCGCCACTCTGGCGCCCGCCGCCGCCTCCGCGCAGGAGGCTTATCCGCAGCGCCCGATCACGCTGGTGGTGCCGCATCCGCCCGGCGGCTCGGTCGACGGCGTGGCGCGCATCTACGCCGAGCAGCTCGCCAAGGAGCTGGGCCAGTCCGTGGTGGTGGAAAACCGCGCCGGCGCTTCCGGCATGATCGGCGCGGCCTACGTCGCGCGCGCGGCACCCGATGGCTACACGCTGTACCTGAACGCGTCCATCCATGCGATCAATCCGCTGCTGTACAAGAAGACCATCAAGTTCGACGCGGTCAAGGATTTCACACCCATCAGCGAACTGGCGCAAGGCGCGCTGATCTTCAGCATCAACCCCAAGGTGCCGGCCAACAACGTGCAGGAGCTGGTCAAGACGCTGAAGGCCGATCCGCAGAAATACTCGTTCGCCACCACCGGCTTCGGCTCGGCCGGCCATCTGGCGGCGGCCTCCTTCCTGCACGAGAACGGCCTGAGCCAGATCCCGATCGTGCTGTATCGCGGCGGCGGCCCGGCGCTGTCGGACCTGATCGGCGGCCAGGTGCACGCGCTGTTCGACCCGATGCTGTCCTCGCTGCCCATGGTGCGCGCCGACAAGCTGCGCGCCGTGGCGGTGACGGGCGCCGAGCGCAGCCCGCTGCTGGCCGACGTGCCCAGCATGCGCGAGCAGGGCCAGAAGAACTTCGAGTTCTATTCCTGGTACGGCCTGTGGGGCCCGGCCAAGCTGCCGGCGCCGGTGGTCAAGAAGCTGGAAGCGGCGTCGGCCAAGATCATGGCCACGCCCAAGGTGGTGGAACAGCTCGGCGGGCTGGGCTTTGAACCCGCGGTCAAGAACTCCGCCGATTTCAGCCGCTTCATCAACGCCGAGATGAAGCGCTACCAGACCATCATCGAGCAGTCGAAGATCGAGATCAACGAATAG
- a CDS encoding 4-hydroxy-tetrahydrodipicolinate synthase, with protein MSKNKIQGSFVAIVTPFNRDGSVDFSAFRSLLKFQEDHGTAAVLIMGSTGEVSLLSHEERRQVIVETAKMKTGKMQLFYGCTGNNTDTTIEYLKFARENGADGAILAAPAYICASEADTEAYFLEVADATDLPLGIYNNPPRVKSDLHWDQLLRIFKHPNYVVHKESTTRVGQVAQVLRGRPDVSVMCCDSPNLGLVVPTMSLGGHGTANMTGNIAPAEMASISRPWVTPDVSVSFREGYLGLLPMLHYSYSAINPVAIKSLMKAVGLPVGDLRRPLRGLEGEALAKGLRIVRELGLDAKYGFSSAQLKAA; from the coding sequence ATGAGCAAAAACAAGATCCAGGGGTCCTTCGTCGCCATCGTCACGCCGTTCAACCGTGACGGCAGCGTCGATTTCAGCGCATTTCGCAGCCTGTTGAAGTTCCAGGAAGACCACGGCACCGCCGCCGTGCTGATCATGGGTTCCACCGGCGAGGTCTCGCTGCTGTCGCACGAAGAGCGCCGCCAGGTCATCGTCGAGACCGCCAAGATGAAGACCGGCAAGATGCAGCTGTTCTACGGCTGCACCGGCAACAACACCGACACCACCATCGAATACCTGAAGTTCGCGCGCGAGAACGGCGCCGACGGCGCCATCCTGGCCGCCCCGGCCTACATCTGCGCGTCGGAAGCCGATACCGAGGCCTACTTCCTCGAAGTGGCCGACGCCACCGACCTGCCGCTGGGCATCTACAACAACCCGCCCCGGGTCAAGAGCGACCTGCACTGGGACCAGCTGCTGCGCATCTTCAAGCACCCGAACTACGTGGTGCACAAGGAATCCACCACCCGCGTCGGGCAGGTGGCGCAGGTGCTGCGCGGCCGTCCCGATGTGTCGGTGATGTGCTGCGATTCGCCCAACCTGGGCCTGGTGGTCCCCACCATGAGCCTGGGCGGCCACGGCACCGCCAACATGACCGGCAACATCGCGCCGGCCGAGATGGCCTCCATCTCGCGCCCCTGGGTCACGCCAGACGTGTCGGTGAGCTTCCGCGAAGGCTATCTGGGCCTGCTGCCGATGCTGCATTACTCGTATTCGGCCATCAACCCAGTCGCGATCAAATCGCTGATGAAGGCCGTGGGCCTGCCCGTGGGCGACCTGCGCCGCCCGCTGCGCGGCCTGGAAGGCGAGGCGCTGGCCAAGGGCCTGCGCATCGTGCGCGAGCTGGGGCTGGACGCCAAGTACGGTTTCAGCTCGGCCCAGCTGAAGGCGGCCTGA
- a CDS encoding molybdopterin-dependent oxidoreductase, with product MADTISRFPTLSHWGAYTAVVQGGRLAGCEPFAHDQAPSPLIHAMPDLVHSPLRVARPSVRASWLRHRGAPELRGVEGYVEVEWDMALRLVHEELQRVRAEHGPAAIFGGSYGWSSAGRLHHARTLTHRFLYAGGGCVDQAGNYSWGAAQFLLPHIIGTYAPVTGRVTDWNSVVGNTRLLIAFGGIALRNTQITSGGAGDHPTPGWLARARAAGMRTVIVSPSRGDAPEALDAEWVPIRPNTDAALMLGMAHTLLSEGLHDADFVARCCNGFETYADYVLGRAGGQARTPEWAEGVCGVPAATIRRLAREAAGCRTLLTCAWSLQRSHRGEQPYWGSVALAALLGQIGLPGGGFAFGHGSMNGAGNPRPDLPAPEMRAGRNPAGVSIPVARMADMLLHPGQPYEFNGRGGVYPDIRLVYWAGGNPFHHHQDLNRLARAWTRPETIIVHEPWWTPTARRADIVLPATTTLERNDVGGSSRDRYILAMRQALAPVGHSRNDFDIYRELAAMAGFEQVYTEGRDEMAWIRHIYEQMRPAWEAQQLTLPDFDAFWERGHVALPEPPRDFVLFEQFRADPQAHPLKTASGKLELYSEALAGFGYADCPPHPAWLPPAEWLGAEAAREWPLHLVTCQPAGRLHSQLDQSNAAREAEIAGREPVRMHPADAAARGIGQGDVVRLYNERGACLGGADLDEGVARGVVVMATGAWFDPRDASLERHGNPNVLTRDEGTSRLAQGCSALSALVQAEKWAGGPEPVRVFEPPALARLAG from the coding sequence ATGGCCGACACGATCTCCCGTTTTCCCACCCTGTCGCACTGGGGCGCCTATACGGCGGTGGTGCAGGGCGGCCGGCTCGCGGGCTGCGAGCCCTTCGCCCATGACCAGGCCCCGTCCCCGCTTATTCATGCCATGCCCGACCTGGTCCATTCGCCGCTGCGGGTGGCGCGGCCCAGCGTGCGCGCCAGCTGGCTCAGGCATCGCGGCGCGCCCGAGCTGCGCGGCGTCGAGGGTTACGTCGAGGTCGAATGGGACATGGCGCTGCGGCTGGTGCACGAGGAATTGCAGCGCGTGCGCGCCGAGCATGGCCCGGCCGCGATCTTCGGCGGCTCCTATGGCTGGTCCTCGGCCGGCCGGTTGCACCATGCCCGCACGCTGACGCACCGATTCCTCTACGCCGGCGGCGGCTGCGTGGACCAGGCCGGCAATTACAGCTGGGGCGCGGCCCAGTTCCTGCTGCCGCACATCATCGGCACCTACGCGCCGGTGACGGGCCGCGTCACCGACTGGAACAGCGTGGTGGGCAATACGCGGCTGCTGATCGCCTTTGGCGGCATCGCGCTGCGCAACACGCAGATCACGTCCGGCGGCGCCGGCGACCATCCCACGCCCGGCTGGCTGGCGCGGGCGCGCGCGGCCGGCATGCGGACGGTGATCGTGAGCCCGTCGCGCGGCGATGCGCCCGAGGCGCTGGATGCCGAATGGGTGCCCATCCGACCCAATACCGACGCGGCCCTGATGCTGGGCATGGCGCACACGCTGTTGTCCGAGGGCCTGCACGACGCGGATTTCGTGGCGCGCTGCTGCAACGGCTTCGAGACCTACGCCGACTATGTGCTGGGCCGCGCCGGCGGCCAGGCCCGCACGCCGGAATGGGCGGAAGGCGTCTGCGGCGTGCCGGCGGCCACCATCCGCCGGCTGGCGCGCGAGGCGGCCGGCTGCCGCACGCTGCTGACCTGCGCCTGGTCGCTGCAGCGCAGCCATCGCGGCGAGCAGCCGTACTGGGGCAGCGTGGCGCTGGCCGCGCTGCTGGGCCAGATCGGCCTGCCCGGCGGCGGCTTCGCCTTCGGGCACGGCTCGATGAACGGAGCCGGCAATCCCCGGCCCGACCTGCCCGCGCCGGAAATGCGCGCGGGCCGCAACCCGGCAGGCGTCTCGATTCCCGTGGCGCGCATGGCCGACATGCTGCTGCATCCCGGCCAGCCCTATGAATTCAACGGCCGCGGCGGCGTCTATCCGGACATCCGGCTGGTGTACTGGGCCGGCGGCAACCCCTTCCATCACCACCAGGACCTGAACCGGCTGGCGCGGGCCTGGACGCGGCCCGAGACCATCATCGTGCACGAGCCCTGGTGGACGCCGACCGCGCGCCGCGCCGACATCGTGCTGCCGGCCACCACCACGCTGGAGCGCAACGACGTGGGCGGCTCGTCGCGCGACCGTTACATCCTGGCGATGCGCCAGGCGCTGGCGCCCGTCGGCCACAGCCGCAACGACTTCGACATCTATCGCGAGCTGGCGGCGATGGCTGGCTTCGAGCAGGTCTATACCGAAGGCCGTGACGAGATGGCCTGGATCCGCCATATCTACGAACAGATGCGGCCGGCCTGGGAGGCGCAGCAGCTGACGCTGCCGGATTTCGACGCCTTCTGGGAGCGCGGCCACGTGGCGTTGCCCGAGCCGCCGCGCGACTTCGTGCTGTTCGAGCAGTTCCGCGCCGACCCCCAGGCGCATCCGCTCAAGACCGCCTCGGGCAAGCTGGAGCTGTACAGCGAGGCGCTGGCCGGCTTCGGCTACGCCGATTGCCCGCCGCATCCGGCCTGGCTGCCGCCGGCGGAATGGCTGGGCGCCGAGGCCGCCCGCGAGTGGCCCCTGCACCTCGTGACCTGCCAGCCGGCGGGCCGGCTGCATTCGCAGCTGGACCAGTCGAACGCCGCGCGCGAGGCCGAGATTGCCGGCCGCGAACCGGTCCGCATGCATCCGGCCGACGCGGCCGCGCGCGGCATCGGCCAGGGGGACGTGGTGCGCCTGTACAACGAACGCGGCGCCTGCCTGGGAGGCGCCGACCTGGACGAGGGCGTGGCGCGCGGGGTGGTGGTCATGGCCACGGGCGCCTGGTTCGACCCGCGCGACGCGTCGCTGGAGCGCCACGGCAATCCGAACGTGCTGACCCGGGACGAGGGCACCTCGCGGCTGGCGCAGGGCTGCAGCGCGCTGTCGGCCCTGGTTCAGGCGGAAAAATGGGCCGGCGGGCCGGAGCCGGTGCGGGTGTTCGAGCCGCCGGCGCTGGCGCGACTGGCGGGCTGA
- a CDS encoding CTP synthase: MTKYVFVTGGVVSSLGKGIAAASLAAILESRGLQVTMLKLDPYINVDPGTMSPFQHGEVFVTEDGAETDLDLGHYERFVSARMHKVNNFTTGQIYESVLRKERRGDYLGKTVQVIPHITNEIQDFIARGADAAWNGNTDVAIVEIGGTVGDIESLPFLEAARQMSLRMGRNNAAFVHLTLVPFIASAGELKTKPTQHSVQKLREIGIYPNALLCRADRPIPDDERAKISMFSNVPLDAVISVWDADSIYKIPAMLHKQGVDNIVCEALGLNPPPADLSMWDNLVEALEHPQHQLTIGMVGKYVDLTESYKSLTEALVHAGIHTRSKINIEYIDSEDIETRGTDQLKHLDAILVPGGFGKRGTEGKIAAIRYARENGVPYLGICLGMQLAVIEFARHVAGLGGANSTEFDPSAPHPVVALITEWMDREGKVEKRDNSSDLGGTMRKGAQRVPIKPGTRAQSIYGDEVNERHRHRYEVNNVYVPRLEEAGMVISARTPSENLPEIMELPDHPWFVGVQFHPEFTSTPRDGHPLFSSYIRAAIEHKARRGGQGA; this comes from the coding sequence ATGACCAAATACGTATTTGTCACCGGCGGAGTGGTGTCTTCCCTGGGCAAGGGCATCGCCGCCGCGTCGCTTGCAGCCATCCTCGAGTCGCGTGGCCTGCAGGTCACCATGCTCAAGCTCGACCCCTACATCAACGTCGATCCGGGCACCATGAGCCCGTTCCAGCACGGCGAAGTGTTCGTCACCGAAGACGGCGCCGAGACCGACCTGGACCTGGGGCACTACGAGCGCTTCGTTTCCGCCCGCATGCACAAGGTGAACAACTTCACCACCGGGCAGATCTACGAATCGGTGCTGCGCAAGGAGCGTCGTGGCGACTACCTGGGCAAGACCGTCCAGGTGATTCCGCACATCACCAATGAAATCCAGGACTTCATCGCCCGTGGCGCCGATGCCGCCTGGAATGGCAACACCGATGTGGCCATCGTCGAGATCGGCGGCACCGTGGGCGACATCGAGTCGCTGCCGTTCCTGGAAGCCGCCCGCCAGATGAGCCTGCGCATGGGCCGCAACAACGCCGCCTTCGTGCACCTGACGCTGGTGCCGTTCATCGCGTCCGCCGGCGAACTCAAGACCAAGCCGACCCAGCACTCGGTGCAGAAGCTGCGCGAAATCGGCATCTACCCGAATGCGCTGCTGTGCCGCGCCGACCGCCCGATCCCGGACGACGAGCGCGCCAAGATCTCGATGTTCTCGAACGTGCCGCTGGACGCGGTGATCTCCGTCTGGGACGCCGATTCCATCTACAAGATCCCCGCCATGCTGCACAAGCAGGGCGTGGACAACATCGTCTGCGAAGCGCTGGGCCTGAACCCGCCGCCGGCCGACCTGTCCATGTGGGACAACCTGGTCGAGGCGCTGGAGCATCCGCAGCACCAGCTCACCATCGGCATGGTCGGCAAGTACGTCGATCTGACCGAGTCGTACAAGTCGCTGACCGAAGCCCTGGTGCACGCCGGCATCCACACGCGCTCGAAGATCAACATCGAGTACATCGACTCGGAAGACATCGAGACCCGCGGCACCGACCAGCTCAAGCACCTGGACGCCATCCTGGTGCCGGGCGGCTTCGGCAAGCGCGGCACCGAGGGCAAGATCGCCGCCATCCGCTACGCCCGCGAGAACGGCGTGCCCTACCTGGGCATCTGCCTGGGCATGCAGCTGGCCGTGATCGAGTTCGCGCGCCATGTGGCCGGCCTGGGCGGCGCCAACAGCACCGAGTTCGACCCGTCCGCGCCGCATCCCGTGGTGGCCCTGATCACCGAGTGGATGGACCGCGAAGGCAAGGTCGAGAAGCGCGACAACTCGTCCGACCTGGGCGGCACGATGCGCAAGGGCGCGCAGCGCGTGCCCATCAAGCCGGGCACCCGCGCCCAGAGCATCTACGGCGACGAGGTCAACGAGCGCCATCGTCACCGCTACGAGGTGAACAACGTCTACGTGCCGCGCCTGGAAGAGGCCGGCATGGTGATCAGCGCGCGCACCCCGAGCGAGAACCTGCCGGAAATCATGGAACTGCCCGACCACCCCTGGTTCGTCGGCGTGCAGTTCCACCCGGAGTTCACGTCCACGCCGCGCGACGGCCACCCGCTGTTCTCCAGCTATATCCGCGCCGCCATCGAGCACAAGGCTCGCCGCGGCGGGCAGGGCGCCTGA
- a CDS encoding DUF1330 domain-containing protein: MSAYLIADVSVTKPAQYEDYKRLSTLAMRAYDAKILVRGGESKVLEGREPGRTVVMEFPSMGAAQAFYDSWQYRRARNARVGAAVMNMFIVQGM; encoded by the coding sequence ATGAGTGCCTATCTGATCGCCGATGTCTCAGTGACCAAGCCTGCGCAATACGAGGATTACAAGCGTCTGTCCACGCTCGCGATGCGGGCCTACGACGCCAAGATCCTGGTGCGCGGCGGCGAATCCAAGGTGCTCGAGGGGCGTGAACCCGGCCGCACGGTCGTCATGGAATTCCCCTCCATGGGCGCCGCGCAGGCCTTCTACGACTCCTGGCAGTACCGCCGGGCCCGCAATGCCCGCGTAGGCGCGGCCGTCATGAATATGTTTATCGTTCAGGGAATGTAA